One window of the Niallia circulans genome contains the following:
- a CDS encoding SE1561 family protein, translating into MGSSITDKNEQVTFLKTRLNMFMDVLDAIDPEEAELEDIDRLIEMIDEIESKCNEFKHRDL; encoded by the coding sequence TTGGGTAGTTCAATTACAGATAAAAATGAGCAAGTTACTTTTCTAAAAACAAGATTAAATATGTTTATGGATGTGCTAGATGCAATTGATCCAGAAGAAGCTGAACTAGAGGATATTGATCGCTTAATTGAAATGATAGATGAAATAGAATCGAAATGTAATGAGTTTAAACATAGAGATTTATAG